A single Triticum dicoccoides isolate Atlit2015 ecotype Zavitan chromosome 2A, WEW_v2.0, whole genome shotgun sequence DNA region contains:
- the LOC119359623 gene encoding uncharacterized protein LOC119359623: MRLLGGIVRLVALVLMLVVGSSVHQAVGVGAIRLHDRRTHGEQWAEERMQMRSYMTMDYTRVKRRTPKHN, from the exons ATGAGGTTGCTAGGTGGGATTGTGAGGCTTGTTGCTCTGGTGTTGATGTTGGTCGTCGGTTCGTCGGTTCACCAGGCGGTGGGAGTTG GTGCTATCAGGCTGCACGACAGAAGGACGCACGGGGAGCAGTGGGCGGAGGAGAGGATGCAGATGAGGTCCTACATGACCATGGACTACACCCGCGTCAAGCGCCGCACGCCCAAGCACAACTGA
- the LOC119355507 gene encoding mitochondrial inner membrane protease ATP23-like, with the protein MAAAAGDGGSVPQKTTRGEAPSASDPPVPRHIMPHEECVAGVRSALKDPTVRFLRERMEKAGCTVWPMLIRAATCASAGGYASREGIEVCCNHMEYPDQITQTITHELIHAYDDCVGKNMDWTNCAHHACSEIRANHLSGNCHYKRELMKGFLKIRGHEPECVKRRSLESVKNNPYCSETAAKDAIEAVWNICYNDTRPFDRAP; encoded by the exons ATGGCGGCCGCCGCGGGTGACGGCGGCAGCGTCCCGCAGAAAACTACCAGAGGGGAGGCACCTTCCGCCTCTGACCCGCCCGTACCCCGGCATATCATGCCGCACGAGGAGTGCGTCGCCGGCGTCCGCTCGGCTCTCAAAG ATCCGACGGTGCGGTTCCTGAGGGAGCGGATGGAGAAAGCCGGGTGCACCGTGTGGCCGATGCTGATCCGGGCGGCCACCTGCGCCTCTGCCGGGGGCTACGCAAGCCGCGAGGGG ATAGAAGTTTGCTGTAATCACATGGAATATCCCGATCAGATAACTCAGACCATAACTCATGAGTTAATACATGCTTATGATGACTGTGTTGGCAAGAACATGGACTGGACGAACTGCGCTCACCATGCTTGCTCTGAG ATTCGAGCTAATCATCTTAGTGGCAATTGCCATTACAAACGTGAACTGATGAAAGGCTTCCTGAAGATAAGGGGGCATGAGCCA GAATGTGTTAAAAGACGTTCGCTGGAATCTGTCAAGAACAACCCTTACTGTTCAGAGACAGCTGCAAAAGATGCAATTGAGGCTGTGTGGAATATATGCTACAACGACACACGCCCGTTTGATAGGGCTCCATGA